The Homo sapiens chromosome 5, GRCh38.p14 Primary Assembly genome includes a window with the following:
- the ZCCHC9 gene encoding zinc finger CCHC domain-containing protein 9 isoform X1 — protein sequence MTRWARVSTTYNKRPLPATSWEDMKKGSFEGTSQNLPKRKQLEANRLSLKNDAPQAKHKKNKKKKEYLNEDVNGFMEYLRQNSQMVHNGQIIATDSEEVREEIAVALKKDSRREGRRLKRQAAKKNAMVCFHCRKPGHGIADCPAALENQDMGTGICYRCGSTEHEITKCKAKVDPALGEFPFAKCFVCGEMGHLSRSCPDNPKGLYADGGGCKLCGSVEHLKKDCPESQNSERMVTVGRWAKGMSADYEEILDVPKPQKPKTKIPKVVNF from the exons ATGACCAGGTGGGCCCGAGTTAGTACCACATATAACAAGAGACCCTTGCCTGCAACATCATGGGAGGACATGAAGAAGGGATCCTTTGAGGGAACAAGCCAAAACCTACCAAAGCGTAAACAACTTGAAGCCAATAGGCTATCCCTCAAAAATGATGCACCCCaagcaaaacataaaaagaacaaaaagaaaaaagagtactTAAATGAAGATGTGAATGGATTCATGGAATACCTAAGACAGAATTCACAGATGGTTCACAATGGGCAAATTATAGCAACAGACAGTGAGGAAGTAAGGGAAGAAATTGCAGTTGCTTTAAAGAAAGACAGTCGACGGGAAGGAAGAAGATTAAAAAGACAAGCGGCAAAGAAAAATGCAATG GTGTGTTTCCATTGTAGAAAACCTGGTCATGGAATTGCAGATTGCCCCGCCGCCCTTGAAAATCAAGACATGGGCACTGGGATATGTTACAGGTGTGGGTCCACAGAGCACGAAATAACCAAGTGTAAGGCTAAAGTAGACCCGGCTCTTG GCGAATTTCCTTTTGCAAAATGTTTTGTTTGTGGAGAAATGGGGCACCTGTCTAGATCTTGTCCTGATAATCCCAAAGGACTCTATGCTGATG GTGGCGGTTGCAAACTTTGTGGCTCTGTGGAACATTTAAAGAAAGATTGCCCTGAAAGTCAGAATTCAG AGCGAATGGTCACAGTTGGTCGCTGGGCAAAGGGAATGAGTGCAGACTATGAAGAAATTTTGGATGTACCTAAACcgcaaaaacccaaaacaaaaatacctAAAGTTGTTAATTTTTGA